Proteins from one Oenanthe melanoleuca isolate GR-GAL-2019-014 chromosome 1, OMel1.0, whole genome shotgun sequence genomic window:
- the NIPA2 gene encoding magnesium transporter NIPA2 gives MSQTRGKYDFCIGLVLAMSSSIFIGGSFILKKKGLLRLARKGSMRAGQGGHAYLKEWLWWAGLLSMGAGEVANFAAYAFAPATLVTPLGALSVLVSAILSSFFLNEKLNLHGKIGCLLSILGSTVMVIHAPQEEEVETLDEMSHKLGDPGFVVFATLVVIVSLILICVVGPRHGQTNILVYITICSVIGALSVSCVKGLGIAIKELFAGKPVLKHPLSWILLLSLTVCVSTQINYLNRALDIFNTSIVTPIYYVIFTTSVLTCSAILFKEWQHMAADDIIGTFSGFLTIIVGIFLLHAFKDVNFTLANLPLSLRKDDRAANGTLLSTYDSFNDDEESSACLGEMQSTESLSARRNGSLSAF, from the exons ATGAGCCAAACTCGTGGGAAATATGACTTCTGTATTGGTCTGGTGTTGGCTATGAGTTCCAGCATTTTCATTGGAGGAAGTTTCATCCTGAAAAAGAAAGGTCTCCTCCGGTTAGCCAGGAAAGGCTCCATGAGAGCAG GTCAAGGTGGTCATGCATACCTTAAGGAATGGCTGTGGTGGGCTGGACTTCTTTCAA tgggagctggagaAGTAGCGAATTTTGCTGCCTATGCTTTTGCACCAGCTACGTTAGTGACTCCTCTAGGAGCTCTCAGTGTTCTTGTAAG tgCCATTCTGTCAtccttctttttaaatgaaaaacttaatttacatggaaaaatagGATGTTTGTTAAGTATACTGGGATCAACTGTGATGGTAATTCATGCTCCACAAGAGGAAGAAGTAGAAACTTTGGATGAAATGTCCCACAAACTAGGTGATCCAG GTTTTGTGGTCTTCGCAACGCTCGTTGTCATTGTGTCTTTAATTCTCATATGTGTGGTGGGACCTCGCCATGGACAGACCAACATTCTCGTGTACATAACGATTTGCTCTGTAATAGGAGCCTTATCAGTCTCCTGTGTCAAAGGTCTGGGCATCGCTATAAAGGAACTTTTTGCAGGAAAACCAGTGCTGAAACATCCCTTGTCTTGGATTCTGCTGCTAAGCCTTACTGTCTGTGTGAGCACACAGATCAACTATTTAAACAGGGCTCTGGATATATTCAACACTTCAATAGTGACTCCAATCTATTATGTAATCTTTACAACATCTGTTTTAACTTGTTCTGCCATCCTTTTCAAGGAATGGCAACACATGGCGGCTGATGACATTATTGGCACCTTCAGTGGCTTCCTGACTATTATTGTGGGGATCTTTTTATTGCATGCCTTCAAAGATGTTAACTTCACCCTAGCAAACCTGCCCCTCTCTCTGCGGAAGGATGACAGAGCAGCAAATGGCACCTTGCTGAGCACATATGACAGCTTTAATGATGATGAAGAAAGTTCTGCCTGCCTAGGTGAAATGCAATCCACTGAGAGTCTCTCAGCCAGGAGAAATGGAAGCCTGTCAGCCTTCTGA